The window CCCATGCAGCTGATACTGCTGGCTGCGGCCGGGTGCATGGCCATGGACGTGGTCTCCATCCTGCAGAAGAAAAAACTGGACATCAAGGGCTTCCGGGTGCTGATGGACGGGAAGCGGGCCGAGGATCATCCCAAGAGATTCACCGAGATGAATTTTGTCTACGAGGTCAAAGGCGACATCCCCAAGGCGGCGGTGGATGAGGCCATCAAACTCTCCAAGGAAAAGTACTGCTCGGTCTCGGCCACCATCCAGCAGGGGGTCCAGATGAATATCGAAAGCAAAGTGGTGTCATGATCATCTATATCTTAAAGATCGTGCTGGGAGCCGTCATCGGCGGCGTGGTGGGATTCCTTTCCTATAAATTCATCGGCTGCCGCGGCGGAACCTGTCCTATCGTAGGCAATCCATGGATATCCACCTTTTGGTGGGCCATGATCGGGGGGATCCTTATGTACGGCGGCAAATTCCCTACCGCACCCTGACCGGTAAACTTTAAAACCAATCATTATCGGAGCGTTAAATGAAAAGATACATCCTGACGGTTCTGCTGTCACTGGCCGTGCTGAGCAGCATTTCCTGCGCCGGCAGCAAAAAAGAAACCCCCAAGGCCGCGGCCGGATCGGTCGCCTGGATGGCCTGGGACCAGGCCATGACCACGGCCAAGGAAGAAGGCAAGTTCATAGTGGTAGACGTCTATACCGACTGGTGCCACTGGTGCAAGGTGATGGACGAGAAAACCTATGTAGACCCGGCGGTGGCGGGGCTGATGAAGGAGAGCTTTGTGGCGGTCAAACTGAATGCCGAGAGGGCCAATACCGTGAACTTCAAGGGCAAGGCCTATACCGAAATGGACCTGGCCCGCAATTTTGACGTCAGCGGCTTTCCCACC of the bacterium genome contains:
- a CDS encoding OsmC family protein — encoded protein: MPLTLQWVKDLQFVAEDEKGHGIVVESRKEGISAGFTPMQLILLAAAGCMAMDVVSILQKKKLDIKGFRVLMDGKRAEDHPKRFTEMNFVYEVKGDIPKAAVDEAIKLSKEKYCSVSATIQQGVQMNIESKVVS
- a CDS encoding DUF255 domain-containing protein, yielding MKRYILTVLLSLAVLSSISCAGSKKETPKAAAGSVAWMAWDQAMTTAKEEGKFIVVDVYTDWCHWCKVMDEKTYVDPAVAGLMKESFVAVKLNAERANTVNFKGKAYTEMDLARNFDVSGFPT